The following DNA comes from Magnolia sinica isolate HGM2019 chromosome 18, MsV1, whole genome shotgun sequence.
gatccacttgtaactatcaagatgctaccttacttaattcaaggaacacaattggaattggagtcttatcctatctaattggaagataaaacaatttaaatcaaatccaaacttttcattaacctaattctcaatggaggagaattgtgaagatttgaaGAGATTCTGTCACCTTACCATgttcaggagacgatggtgaacaataagatttactaacctcataatctcaaaatagaaaaagaaaatatcaaaagctatcataacatctattgtaatttgagtcataataaatcataaaaaaataaaaatattcttttaatatcaaactagaaatcaatgaggttcaataagaacaagaatcaaagcaagataatcatccaaacacactataagcttcagctcttagccctaactaagaggtttagccaaccataaacatgattgaaattAAATCTCTTAAAAAGGCATAAAAAATAAACtatggaagaaaaaaaactctttgataactgctccacccttgtgtatgctccttgagacctttccaaaccctataaAATGCTTTGGAGCATCGTAGGGAGTTCTATTTagagttgtggaactccaactctcgtaccaagttggaaaaatttagaaaccCCCTCAAATTTAAGCACTCTTCGCAGTTTCTCAACATATGCTCGGAGtttaaactgcctcaaatttatgcattttGCGCAGTCTTCAAAACTAGACTCGGTGTTTTAGAATATgccttttcaggacaattttaggaatatgtttgttttcaggacaattttagaattcatttcttcacttcaaatattttattctcttcattcctcatttagTTTCTTaggatttttggcatgtgaattcttcgttaatgacttccaaatcttcaaatcttcatttagttatCTTTcgagtataaatcttccttttgacattaATTTCATCTTTAAGAACttaaaatcacctcgcacatgaaaacatgcttaattaaatcgattaagcaatattatgtttataaaatcaaggtataaattagaagaaatatgcaatattttacactcaacacCAGGCCCTAATGctttaaatggtgtggtccacctgaggtttgtatatgctttaattttgggctcacgccctaaaCTTATCTGCTAAAATTGATGGACCAATGTGAATATGCACATATCATCATGGGCCCACGGAACTTTGCAACGTCAGCACCCCAATGTGGTCGGGTTGGTGGTGTATTGCACACCACACAATCCAGCAGGGCCTAAATTATCCTCGATGGAACGATCTTGACCTTTCAAATTGTGACCTAGATgtagaaaataaagaagaaaaatacaGCAATGGTCCGTATTCAACTCAAAAGTCTCTGGCCCATGGTCCATCAATGGTGTGGCACAACAGGCGAACGGTCgggattaataaaaaaaaaacccccacttgtGCAGAGGCAGGGGCCGAGTATCATAGAGTCCCTATCCTTTACCAACGGTTCCCATGTGATAGTACCCTACGGGAGCATGCCACGCGTACATCTCCCCTTGGAAGGAAGGAACAAGATCTAATCTCTACTCAATCCTTTATTCTCATTACAGGTAACTTCAGATCACATCTGTTAACTACTCCTCACCTCCTTAGATAACTACCTttcccccaactctctctctctctctctctctctctctcgccacaCCCCCTTCCCCCAATGGGTATCAAAGAATTCATGATCTCCTTCATCTTCACTTCAATTCTGTTCACCCTCCTCTTCATCCCAACCATCTTAACAAGACCCATTACTGGTTTGCGGCCTGCCGACCTCCCGGGCCTTCCCCAGCCTGCCAAAGCCTTCCCTGTCTCCTTCGCTTACCTCATCTCCGCTTCGAAAGGTGACATCGACCGGCTGAAACGAGCCCTCCGTGTGTTGTACCACCCCGCCAATCACTACCTCCTCCACCTGGACGTCGATGCCGACCCCGCCGAACGGCTCGCCCTGTCCGAATTCGTCGCCGGAGAGCCCACATTCGCCCATTTCGGCAATGTGTGGATCGTCGGGAAGTCGAATTTGGTCACTTACAGGGGATCCACCATGCTTGCAAACACTCTCCATGCAATGTCTATGCTCCTCAGGACCTGCAAATGGGACTGGTTCATCAACCTCAGTGCCTCTGACTACCCTTTGGTGACTCAAGATGGTAAGGTACAATAAGGGCAGAATGGTCATTTCCAGCAACTCGGTGTCTCTCTCTGATCATagcctgtgtggcccactttgcaGATCTGATACACGCCTTCTCCAATTTGCCCAGGCATCTCAATTTCATACAGCACAGCAGCCACTTGGGTTGGAAACTGTAAGAGAAATTTCCTGTCTTCTGGGGGTGGAATTGATGATATCTAACCCCACCTCTCATTGATTTGCTTCCATCAATGTTCCCTTTTGTGAATTGGGTTTGAACAGAAAAGTTGCGCTACCCCAATTTACAAAATTAAAGGGGTTTTAGACTCTttcaatggcttggattaaattaaGTATTTtaaatcgatttttttttttcccctttttgtaATCTTGAAGGAATAAGAGAGCGAAGCCGATAATGATAGATCCTGGGCTCTACAGTCTCAACAAATCAGAGATTATGTGGGTTACAAAGCAGAGGACCCTTCCTACCGCTTTCAAGCTATACACAGGTTTTTATCCTTTACTACGTATCCCTTCCTGCTCTTGTAGAGGGCCATATTCCATCGAGTCACCTTACATGTATCCATTCGTGCATCTAATAGTTCAAAAACCCGACAACTCAACTCGACTTAATGTTAAGAGAAGTCGGGTTGACTCAAAGGCTCGACCCAACCCTGACTCAATAATTACTActtagaaaatgaaaatatcatgattgttaatagatatttaaaataattagatcTCTTATAAGTAATGTATAtcctaataataaaaaatccaatATTGTTCTTAACTCATTGGTTAAGGGTTTTGCTTCTTTAGTCAAAGCATAGGACCCTTTCCACTGCTATacaatgttgttgttgttgtttttttttttttttttctttttttttttaattttaaatttaacaaaataaaaacaaaaaccatGGTAGTTTTTATTGGAAACCACGGAAACACTCCAGGATGAATTAAGCAAACTACACTCAATCgtacaaccaagtccaaacaagaacaatccaaattttatataaaaaaacccttgtgaaaaaaaaaaaaaaaaaaccacggcacaaagcgacaagtaaTACACCATGAAAGCAGAATTTAAATTATAAGAGATAATAGCTTACTGATTccaacaagcctcaaatctactTCACAAGCCCTATCTATAcccttgaacccttaggaacaatttagaaagccctaatacacCTCTTCCATACCCTAATCCCTATTACActcgatatatatactatcaaaaccaaaataggaaataaattttGCACATATGCAATTCTGCACATATCTTCAACGGgaccctcgatggcatcgagaaccCATTGAGGatatgttgatggcatcgaactccaTAGATGTCATCGAGTAGCAACACTAAAACGTTCCGCCAACCAACATAGATTTTCCAAATTTTTCCGGTGGGATCGAGCActtgtcgatggcattgacatttgctcgatgacatcaagtggtttgtcgatgacatcgacaaacccTGTTATTCACacatttaagacatcaacaataatctccaccatgtcttcaatcttcattcatcaTAGCTCCTCATCAATCAACATCTCTAATTCTGCCTTCCATTATAACTTCATcatcacttctcgtgcacacttcatCTTCCATTTATGCTCGCCAAGCCTAAAGAGGTTGCACGgaatttgaacttctttgtaTAAACCAACTTCGTAAGTATATTAGTCGGATTCACACTTGTGTAAATCTTCTTTGAAGTCACGCCTCATTCCTTAAGCATTTGTCAGATAAAATGATAATGTACATTAATatatttagtacgtg
Coding sequences within:
- the LOC131233442 gene encoding beta-glucuronosyltransferase GlcAT14B, which produces MGIKEFMISFIFTSILFTLLFIPTILTRPITGLRPADLPGLPQPAKAFPVSFAYLISASKGDIDRLKRALRVLYHPANHYLLHLDVDADPAERLALSEFVAGEPTFAHFGNVWIVGKSNLVTYRGSTMLANTLHAMSMLLRTCKWDWFINLSASDYPLVTQDDLIHAFSNLPRHLNFIQHSSHLGWKLNKRAKPIMIDPGLYSLNKSEIMWVTKQRTLPTAFKLYTGSAWMILSRSFSEYSVVGWDNLPRTLLLYYTNFVSSPEGYFQTLICNSNDYKNTTVNHDLHYIAWDTPPKQHPRSLGLKDYRRIILSNAPFSRKFKKDDPVLDRIDRELLRKRDGLFAFGGWCLGRGESSGRCTDFGRGEELGVLKPGAGARRLKVLIAKMLNKRNFKRRQCG